Proteins from one Cryptomeria japonica chromosome 4, Sugi_1.0, whole genome shotgun sequence genomic window:
- the LOC131050217 gene encoding LOW QUALITY PROTEIN: ankyrin repeat-containing protein At5g02620 (The sequence of the model RefSeq protein was modified relative to this genomic sequence to represent the inferred CDS: inserted 1 base in 1 codon): MDQSGYVCKGMSRRFLEAAKSGKVQVLNEIEELQRATNEVTPGENTVLHIAAYHGSLQFVQKLLQFSNANPEYGMTFLKAKNMEGNTALHEGALGGNEQVEEDLLKSCPDLVNEINKAGETALFKACEGGHLKIVEMLCCRTSREYYKRFDGQTVLHLAVSKLSTDVIKKLLDNKPELATEVDNFNRTPLHMAALYQFPVAMLPCFLRERKKLHLIGKMLIKNDNGLSCYKVDQNKQSALHVAAKEGNATLVRVILNXQQRLSGNGRNALHLAVKNAVEIFERVGQDLRMIISSVMSQRLINCIDNNGQTALDIALKKGNEDPQLYRVIIIYLYEHGAIKKIFDTPSTAIQLRINPSWNPDAISVSAVLIATVAFAAAFTLPGGIDTQEHSPPAPILIDTNVFKLFVIFDTVAFCYSIGSAILLNFAFLVGREADHILTNMSLIALYIALVSLSITFGAAIHLVVASKCLWLAVLVWVMVCLLPIWIRVMSLFGKSYLFTPLDQRIKLVLLGFGLVLALIVPSVAIATAVFYGIYHPLRRVWKKLHGIKSKVH; this comes from the exons ATGGATCAAAGTGGGTATGTCTGCAAAGGAATGAGCAGAAGGTTCTTGGAAGCAGCCAAATCAGGGAAAGTCCAAGTGCTTAATGAGATTGAGGAGCTGCAACGCGCTACTAATGAGGTAACGCCAGGGGAAAACACGGTGCTACATATTGCCGCCTATCATGGCTCTCTGCAATTCGTTCAAAAGTTGCTTCAATTCTCAAATGCCAATCCAGAGTATGGGATGACATTTTTAAAAGCTAAAAATATGGAGGGAAACACAGCGTTACACGAAGGGGCGTTGGGAGGAAATGAGCAAGTCGAGGAAGATTTATTGAAGTCATGCCCAGATTTGGTGAATGAGATTAACAAAGCAGGTGAAACGGCTCTCTTTAAAGCTTGTGAGGGAGGTCAtctcaagattgttgaaatgttgTGCTGTAGGACTTCAAGAGAGTACTACAAGAGATTTGATGGACAAACGGTTTTACATCTTGCAGTCTCTAAATTAAGTACAG ATGTAATTAAGAAGCTTTTAGACAATAAACCTGAACTTGCCACAGAAGTAGACAATTTCAACCGAACTCCGTTGCATATGGCTGCCTTATATCAATTTCCAGTTGCGATGCTTCCATGTTTTTTAAGGGAACGGAAGAAACTTCACCTGATTGGAAAGATGCTTATTAAAAATGATAATGGACTTTCTTGTTACAAAGTGGACCAAAACAAGCAGTCTGCACTTCACGTTGCAGCCAAAGAGGGGAACGCAACTCTAGTGAGAGTGATATTGA AACAGCAGCGACTGTCTGGAAATGGTAGAAATGCCTTGCATCTGGCTGTGAAAAATGCTGTTGAAATATTTGAGAGAGTTGGACAAGATCTGAGAATGATAATATCCTCGGTAATGTCACAAAGACTGATTAATTGCATTGATAACAATGGGCAAACGGCATTAGATATTGCACTAAAGAAAGGGAATGAAGACCCACAACTTTATAGGGTT attataatttatttatatgaacaTGGTGCTATTAAGAAAATATTCGATACGCCCTCAACAGCCATCCAATTACGTATCAACCCAAGTTGGAACCCAGATGCCATATCTGTAAGTGCAGTCCTAATTGCAACAGTTGCTTTTGCAGCTGCTTTTACTCTACCAGGAGGCATTGACACACAAGAGCACAGCCCACCAGCACCTATATTGATTGACACAAACGTCTTCAAGCTATTTGTGATATTTGACACAGTGGCCTTCTGTTATTCTATTGGTTCTGCGATCCTGCTTAATTTTGCATTTCTAGTTGGCCGAGAAGCGGATCACATCTTAACTAATATGAGCTTGATTGCGTTATATATAGCACTGGTATCATTATCAATAACATTTGGCGCAGCAATACATCTGGTTGTGGCATCAAAGTGTTTGTGGTTGGCTGTGCTGGTGTGGGTTATGGTGTGCCTTCTTCCAATATGGATAAGGGTAATGTCgctatttggaaaatcttacttgtTCACTCCACTTGACCAACGTATCAAATTAGTGCTGCTTGGTTTCGGTCTTGTACTCGCTTTGATTGTTCCCTCGGTTGCGATAGCCACTGCGGTTTTCTATGGAATATATCACCCTTTGCGTAGGGTTTGGAAGAAGCTCCATGGAATCAAATCTAAAGTTCACTAG